A single region of the Chryseobacterium culicis genome encodes:
- a CDS encoding LytR/AlgR family response regulator transcription factor yields the protein MNCIIVDDEPLARSEMRSLIAEISSIDILGEFSNAPSALEFLKDNDVDLIFLDIEMPMVTGLEFAEMLPKKSLIIFTTAYSQYALKSYELEAVDYLLKPIDPQRLEKAIDKAILYTELLSKDTVKNTVESNTADFLFIKAERRFYKISFSDIKFIEGLKDYVVLHTRQQKLITAMNLKTIHQKISGETFIRVSKSYVVNMNYIDSFDNHNIYIEDSEIPLGEVYRSEFFTKFAGGLLNSD from the coding sequence ATGAACTGTATTATAGTTGATGATGAACCGCTGGCAAGATCCGAAATGAGATCGCTGATTGCTGAAATCTCCAGTATTGATATCCTTGGTGAATTTTCCAATGCACCTTCTGCCCTTGAATTTCTTAAAGATAATGATGTAGATCTTATTTTCCTCGATATAGAAATGCCGATGGTAACGGGTCTTGAGTTTGCGGAAATGCTTCCCAAGAAATCCCTGATCATTTTTACCACTGCCTATTCCCAATATGCATTGAAGAGCTATGAGCTGGAAGCTGTTGATTATCTACTGAAGCCCATTGATCCCCAAAGGCTGGAAAAAGCCATTGATAAAGCCATACTGTATACCGAACTTTTGTCTAAAGATACCGTGAAAAATACGGTAGAATCCAATACCGCAGATTTTTTATTCATCAAAGCTGAGCGAAGGTTCTATAAAATCAGTTTTTCAGACATTAAATTTATAGAAGGGCTTAAAGATTATGTAGTTCTTCATACCCGACAGCAAAAGCTGATCACTGCAATGAATTTAAAAACGATTCATCAGAAAATCTCAGGAGAAACTTTCATCAGAGTCAGCAAATCATACGTTGTGAATATGAATTATATTGATTCATTTGATAATCATAATATATACATCGAAGATTCCGAGATTCCTCTGGGAGAAGTATACAGATCCGAATTTTTCACAAAATTTGCCGGAGGACTTTTGAACTCAGACTAG
- a CDS encoding DUF6268 family outer membrane beta-barrel protein — MKTLRRMLVPLAILPLKNSIYAQKKDSIPLKVRAFFADKIPQARNFNLEYTFVTPSSFSSQLQGKDLPDNKMKSFQQVKADANIYFIKNRSWLLSTALSYRFTSISNESPVIPGIEGEKNFHYHSEAINLSYFSRLLKKTAIYSASISTDGSDQHFERIRGLVTASLILKATPKTKMSLGLAGIIDPSTQIPILPIFTLENRFNNGWVLDVLLPKKVLVRKDISSSGRLSLGTEMDNTSFYTYRNNNTYEFRQAALNSGVIYEHNLGGNFIGTFKTGLRANINSRAFNKQDSFNDYIWKGTYKPSFYFNAGISYNPFERRKVK, encoded by the coding sequence ATGAAAACATTGAGAAGAATGCTGGTTCCTCTTGCCATACTTCCTTTAAAAAACAGCATTTACGCCCAGAAAAAGGATAGTATTCCATTGAAAGTCCGTGCTTTTTTTGCTGATAAAATTCCACAGGCCAGAAATTTTAACCTTGAATATACTTTTGTGACACCCTCCTCTTTCTCTTCACAGCTTCAGGGAAAAGATCTGCCGGACAACAAAATGAAAAGTTTTCAACAGGTGAAGGCAGATGCCAATATTTACTTCATCAAAAACAGAAGCTGGCTTTTAAGCACTGCCCTGAGCTATCGTTTTACCTCGATAAGCAACGAAAGTCCAGTAATCCCCGGAATTGAAGGGGAAAAAAACTTTCACTATCATTCGGAAGCGATTAATCTTAGTTATTTCTCAAGGTTATTAAAAAAAACGGCGATCTATTCCGCCAGTATTTCTACAGATGGAAGTGATCAACATTTTGAACGTATCAGAGGATTGGTTACCGCTTCATTAATTTTAAAAGCAACTCCTAAAACCAAAATGTCTCTCGGACTGGCTGGTATTATTGATCCCAGCACTCAAATTCCCATTCTGCCTATTTTCACTTTAGAAAACAGATTTAATAACGGATGGGTACTGGATGTCCTGCTCCCGAAAAAAGTATTGGTAAGAAAAGATATTTCTTCAAGCGGAAGGCTTTCTCTGGGAACAGAGATGGATAATACCTCTTTTTATACCTACCGCAATAATAACACGTATGAATTCCGGCAGGCTGCCCTCAATTCAGGAGTTATTTATGAACACAATCTTGGAGGAAATTTTATAGGAACATTTAAAACCGGGCTTCGAGCGAATATCAATTCCAGGGCATTTAATAAGCAGGATTCCTTTAATGATTATATATGGAAAGGAACTTATAAGCCTTCCTTCTATTTCAATGCCGGAATTTCATATAATCCTTTTGAAAGACGAAAAGTAAAATAA
- a CDS encoding tautomerase family protein, which yields MPFIKVEVLREDLTRETKQQLIRKISEAVTSVLNKDPHLTHIVINEIEDDNWGYAGEQVSVLKEQGFSTVKK from the coding sequence ATGCCATTCATAAAAGTAGAGGTGCTTCGCGAAGATCTTACCCGCGAAACCAAACAACAATTAATCAGAAAAATCAGTGAAGCAGTCACTTCGGTTTTGAATAAGGATCCTCATTTAACCCATATCGTGATTAACGAAATTGAAGATGATAACTGGGGATATGCCGGAGAACAGGTTTCAGTGTTAAAAGAACAAGGATTTTCAACAGTAAAAAAATAA
- a CDS encoding NAD(P)H-dependent flavin oxidoreductase, translating into MWNKNRITELLGIEYPILQGPFGGGLSTVALTTTVSNLGGLGGFGAYTLSPQEIYDIHKAIEAKTDQPYNLNLWVNDHDIIDEEHTKEQYQKAVETFKPYFDLLNMDIPEAPPTFESRFQNQLEVVLDIKPKVFSFMFGLLDENIIEELHRQGTVVLGNATTLDEAIALEKTGVDAIVASGFESGGHRPSFLDQAELSTTGTFALIQLIKDRVKIPVVAAGGIANGRGIAGAFKLGADAVQIGTAFLATEESGALPIHKQFLFSDAAKSTTLSRAYTGRLGRGITTKITRDVLTATDKTLPFPLQTHFMGALRKAALEQQKNDLVFFWSGQIAPLLKHKKASTLMQSLIEEASELLQ; encoded by the coding sequence ATGTGGAATAAAAATAGAATTACGGAATTATTGGGTATTGAATATCCTATTCTGCAAGGTCCTTTCGGAGGAGGTCTTTCTACCGTTGCGTTGACAACAACGGTGAGTAATCTTGGCGGATTGGGAGGTTTTGGAGCTTACACATTGTCACCACAGGAAATCTATGACATTCACAAAGCCATAGAAGCCAAAACAGATCAACCTTACAACCTTAATCTCTGGGTAAATGATCACGATATTATTGACGAAGAACACACGAAAGAGCAATATCAAAAGGCCGTTGAAACTTTCAAACCTTATTTTGATCTTTTAAATATGGATATTCCTGAAGCACCACCCACTTTTGAATCAAGGTTTCAGAATCAGTTGGAGGTTGTTCTTGATATTAAGCCCAAGGTGTTCAGCTTTATGTTTGGTTTATTGGATGAAAATATCATTGAGGAACTTCATCGTCAGGGAACGGTTGTATTGGGAAATGCAACAACACTGGATGAAGCGATTGCCCTGGAAAAAACGGGTGTGGATGCTATTGTGGCTTCCGGTTTCGAAAGTGGCGGTCACAGACCTTCGTTTCTGGATCAGGCTGAACTTTCTACAACGGGAACTTTCGCTTTGATTCAATTAATTAAGGATAGGGTAAAAATTCCTGTAGTGGCTGCCGGAGGAATCGCCAACGGCCGTGGCATTGCGGGAGCTTTTAAGCTGGGAGCTGATGCTGTACAGATTGGCACCGCTTTTCTGGCAACTGAAGAATCCGGAGCTCTGCCAATTCATAAGCAATTTCTATTTTCAGACGCTGCTAAATCCACCACACTTTCCAGAGCTTATACCGGAAGATTGGGACGTGGAATTACTACAAAAATCACAAGAGATGTATTGACTGCAACGGATAAAACCCTGCCCTTTCCTCTACAAACTCATTTCATGGGAGCATTGAGAAAAGCGGCTTTGGAACAGCAAAAGAATGATCTCGTATTTTTCTGGTCGGGTCAGATTGCTCCGCTTTTAAAACATAAAAAAGCCTCCACTTTAATGCAGTCATTAATCGAAGAGGCTTCTGAATTATTACAATAA
- a CDS encoding SDR family NAD(P)-dependent oxidoreductase: protein MKKQTIIVTGASSGIGLETARYFLDRGDNVIINSQTASKLEEAYHELGAGENLAMVAGNVSEKATGEALVKTALERFGSIDVLINNAGIYENKPFLEVTEDYLDRFLTTNLKGTFFTTQAVIPQMIRQKDGVVINVGTPLVSHAIAESPSTAPISSKGAIHALTLQLAAEFGKENIRVNTVAPGLIRTPMHGAGLDNNAGIHLINRIGEPEEVAQMLHAIAKNKLISGAIINVDGGMGAGHHLS from the coding sequence ATGAAAAAGCAAACCATAATTGTAACAGGAGCCTCTTCAGGAATAGGATTAGAAACAGCACGTTATTTTCTGGACAGAGGTGACAATGTAATCATCAATTCGCAAACAGCATCCAAATTAGAGGAAGCCTATCATGAACTGGGAGCCGGAGAAAATCTGGCGATGGTTGCCGGAAATGTATCAGAGAAAGCAACGGGAGAAGCCTTGGTAAAAACAGCCCTTGAAAGATTTGGTTCAATTGATGTTCTTATCAATAATGCCGGAATTTATGAGAACAAGCCCTTTCTGGAAGTCACTGAAGATTATCTGGACCGATTTTTAACAACCAATTTAAAAGGAACGTTCTTCACAACGCAGGCTGTCATTCCTCAGATGATCAGGCAAAAAGACGGAGTGGTTATCAATGTGGGAACGCCATTGGTATCTCATGCAATTGCAGAATCTCCTTCTACAGCGCCTATTTCAAGCAAAGGAGCTATTCATGCTCTTACTTTACAGCTGGCGGCGGAATTTGGGAAAGAGAATATCAGGGTAAATACGGTCGCTCCGGGCTTGATCAGAACACCGATGCATGGTGCAGGTCTTGATAACAATGCAGGAATACATCTGATTAACCGCATTGGTGAGCCTGAAGAAGTCGCTCAGATGCTTCATGCTATCGCCAAAAACAAATTAATTTCCGGTGCCATCATCAATGTTGATGGAGGAATGGGAGCCGGACACCATTTATCATGA
- a CDS encoding sensor histidine kinase → MKYSPWKFEETFVMDFLVEGKYRFRRHLLFLIFFFLLIYSARFWHWYSGIYQYYVLFFVYTVLITMVYINIYVLVPRFFFKTKYVTYLVLLVLMGVLGLNFIGYGFKLFFEEFRIKNILRENEKGGIYEGVLMCIPIIMTTTTVKLLQKWISDNKRINELSNLTLNMELNELRNQINPHFLFNMLNNVKALIRTDPAKASVVIVKLSEFLRYQLYENSEEKTLLTSEIDFLSNFLNLEKIRRDNFLFDIHADVDKRVLNSTFIPPNLFTTFVENAVKHSVDISGGESYVKIEINIENKQLYFRCVNSRSSGYAVSDKKNSGLGLANITRRLELLYSDTFDLQIESGDKEYIVNLKIPV, encoded by the coding sequence ATGAAATACAGCCCGTGGAAATTTGAAGAAACCTTTGTCATGGATTTTCTGGTGGAAGGGAAGTACCGATTTCGAAGACATCTGCTGTTTCTGATCTTCTTTTTCCTTTTGATCTACAGTGCAAGATTTTGGCACTGGTACTCAGGGATCTATCAGTATTATGTTTTATTCTTTGTGTATACCGTTCTGATCACCATGGTTTACATTAATATATATGTATTGGTTCCCCGGTTTTTCTTTAAAACAAAATATGTCACTTATCTTGTTCTGCTTGTTTTGATGGGAGTACTGGGACTCAACTTTATAGGATATGGTTTTAAACTTTTCTTCGAGGAATTCAGAATTAAAAATATTCTTAGGGAAAATGAGAAAGGAGGAATTTATGAAGGCGTTCTGATGTGTATTCCGATTATCATGACCACCACTACAGTAAAACTTTTACAGAAATGGATCAGTGATAATAAAAGGATTAATGAACTGAGCAATCTTACATTGAATATGGAACTGAATGAACTGAGAAACCAGATCAATCCTCATTTTCTTTTTAACATGCTGAATAATGTAAAAGCGCTCATCAGAACAGATCCTGCAAAAGCTTCGGTAGTGATTGTCAAACTTTCTGAATTTCTACGGTATCAGCTCTATGAAAACAGTGAAGAGAAAACGTTACTGACCTCAGAGATTGATTTTCTGTCTAACTTTTTAAACCTGGAAAAAATCAGGCGTGACAATTTCTTATTTGATATTCATGCAGATGTGGATAAAAGAGTTCTCAACAGTACTTTTATTCCTCCTAATTTATTTACCACATTCGTGGAAAATGCGGTGAAACACAGTGTGGATATCAGTGGGGGAGAATCGTATGTGAAAATAGAAATCAATATCGAGAATAAGCAGCTTTATTTCAGATGTGTAAACTCAAGAAGTTCGGGCTATGCTGTTTCGGATAAGAAAAACAGTGGGCTTGGCCTTGCCAATATTACCAGAAGACTGGAACTTCTCTATAGTGATACTTTTGACCTGCAGATAGAGTCTGGAGACAAAGAATATATTGTAAATTTAAAAATTCCCGTGTGA
- a CDS encoding YceI family protein — MDTKNFKVNAGNSTINWTGRKVTGAHNGTIGVKEGNFTFGEGKTVSGKFAIDTRTIRILDIEDTETNTQFANHLASDDFFNSEMFPEAYFEITHAEPGDENLYYVKGDLTIKGITHPIDTSLHIVTTNDTAVLKTKIIVDRTKFNIKFRSSNFFTNLGDTLIYNNFDLHIHLVAEAY, encoded by the coding sequence ATGGACACAAAAAATTTTAAAGTCAATGCCGGAAACAGTACCATCAACTGGACCGGAAGAAAAGTAACCGGAGCTCACAACGGAACGATTGGTGTAAAAGAAGGAAACTTCACATTCGGAGAAGGAAAAACTGTATCTGGCAAGTTTGCCATTGATACCCGCACCATCAGGATTCTTGATATTGAAGATACTGAAACCAATACGCAGTTTGCCAATCACCTGGCTTCTGATGATTTTTTTAATTCTGAAATGTTTCCTGAAGCCTACTTCGAAATCACTCACGCTGAACCTGGTGATGAAAACCTTTATTATGTAAAAGGAGATCTTACCATAAAAGGGATTACCCATCCTATCGACACCAGCCTGCATATTGTAACAACAAACGATACGGCTGTTTTAAAAACCAAAATCATAGTCGACAGAACGAAATTCAATATCAAATTCAGATCCTCCAATTTCTTCACCAATCTTGGAGACACTTTGATCTACAACAATTTTGATTTACATATTCATCTTGTTGCAGAAGCTTATTAA
- a CDS encoding class I SAM-dependent methyltransferase: MTDNTWLNRWDERYSSEEFAYGTEPNNYLREQLARLTPGTILFPAEGEGRNAVFAATQGWQVSAFDISANGRNKALQLAEQQKTTIDYQVGELSTLNYQKEQFDAIALIYAHFPGNIKSSIHQMLNQYLRKGGFIIFEAFSKSHLEYIAKNEKVGGPKDIESLFSIDEIKADFPDYDIIELAETEIELNEGLFHNGTGSVIRFVGQKLV, encoded by the coding sequence ATGACAGACAACACATGGCTCAATAGATGGGATGAAAGATACAGCAGCGAAGAGTTTGCTTATGGAACAGAACCCAATAATTATCTGAGAGAGCAGCTAGCCAGATTAACTCCCGGCACAATACTCTTCCCTGCAGAGGGCGAAGGTAGAAATGCTGTTTTTGCAGCAACACAAGGATGGCAGGTTTCTGCATTCGACATCAGTGCAAATGGCAGAAACAAAGCATTACAACTTGCTGAGCAACAAAAAACTACTATTGATTATCAGGTGGGAGAACTTTCCACTTTGAATTATCAAAAAGAACAGTTTGATGCTATTGCCCTTATCTATGCTCACTTTCCGGGAAATATAAAATCTTCCATCCATCAAATGTTGAATCAATATCTGCGAAAAGGCGGTTTTATTATTTTTGAAGCTTTCAGTAAAAGCCATCTTGAATATATTGCAAAGAACGAAAAGGTAGGCGGACCAAAGGATATTGAATCCTTATTTTCTATTGACGAAATCAAAGCTGATTTTCCTGATTATGATATTATTGAATTAGCTGAAACAGAAATAGAACTTAATGAAGGATTATTCCATAATGGAACGGGTTCTGTTATCCGTTTTGTAGGACAAAAACTGGTCTAA
- a CDS encoding glycosyltransferase family 32 protein: MAVPKQIFQTFKTKKLPLITRYHIWNMKRKNPEYSYFFYDDHDIEQFLTEEFPPAYIESYRKLRIGASKADFFRYAVLYKKGGIYLDIDSSIIKPFKKLIQEDDEAVISAERHENLYVQWALIFNKNHPFLKKTLELMIDNINHHRYPHDIHATTGPTVFSKGIRKSLEENPAIPFRLFHGIEFRGYLRFKYKLGKFFLYKSRSQHWKQMEKRQEIIF; this comes from the coding sequence ATGGCAGTACCCAAACAAATATTTCAAACTTTTAAAACTAAAAAACTTCCTTTGATTACACGATATCACATCTGGAATATGAAAAGGAAAAATCCGGAATACAGCTATTTCTTTTATGATGACCATGACATAGAGCAATTTCTCACAGAAGAATTTCCTCCTGCATATATTGAAAGCTATCGAAAACTGAGAATTGGAGCTTCAAAAGCCGATTTCTTCAGATACGCTGTTTTATATAAAAAAGGCGGAATATACCTGGATATAGACAGCAGCATTATAAAACCGTTTAAAAAACTTATTCAGGAAGATGATGAAGCTGTGATCAGTGCAGAAAGACACGAAAATCTGTATGTTCAATGGGCACTTATTTTCAATAAAAATCATCCTTTTCTAAAGAAAACATTAGAACTGATGATTGATAATATAAACCATCACCGCTATCCGCATGATATCCATGCGACTACAGGCCCTACTGTATTCAGTAAAGGAATCAGGAAATCATTAGAGGAAAATCCGGCAATTCCCTTTAGATTATTTCACGGCATTGAGTTCCGTGGATATTTAAGGTTTAAATATAAACTGGGAAAATTCTTTTTATACAAATCAAGATCCCAACATTGGAAACAGATGGAAAAGCGTCAGGAAATTATTTT
- a CDS encoding deoxyguanosinetriphosphate triphosphohydrolase, with product MNLNQIFTNQRTGNNPQTKASRTDFQRDFDRIIFSSAFRRLQNKTQVFPLPGSVFVHNRLTHSLEVSSVGRSLGSIIGEFIADDFKNELTEDSKNFYLYNLGNVIAAACLCHDVGNPAFGHSGEDAIASYFERNEKDLKSKFNEKEWADLVNFEGNANAIRVLAQQQQGKDAGGIQLTFSTLASIAKYPCEAVAKKKGIIHRKKFGFFQNEKDIFLEIAKGTQLISESEEPHIFKRHPFVWLVEAADDICYNIIDMEDAHRLGIVSTADCKNLFFELVKSETDDVQRIETKLSSISNENEQISYLRAKVINALINKSIEMYKHNFETILEGNLGNGLLDIYKKENKALQDIASFSVEKIYNHKAVVEIENAGYNVMYELLDHFIPSILKPEDHRKSYDEKALKLIPKQFIYNDGTDYQKVLGVIDFVSGMTDNYATDLYRKIKGIDIGMTV from the coding sequence ATGAATTTAAACCAGATTTTCACCAATCAACGTACAGGAAACAATCCACAGACTAAAGCTTCTCGAACTGATTTTCAAAGGGATTTTGACAGAATTATCTTTTCATCTGCCTTCAGAAGACTGCAGAATAAAACCCAGGTTTTTCCTCTTCCCGGAAGTGTTTTTGTACACAACAGGCTGACGCATTCTTTAGAAGTATCGTCTGTAGGAAGAAGTCTAGGAAGTATTATCGGTGAATTTATTGCGGATGATTTTAAAAATGAACTGACTGAAGATTCAAAGAATTTTTATCTCTATAACTTAGGAAATGTAATTGCAGCCGCATGTTTGTGTCATGATGTGGGAAATCCTGCATTCGGACATTCCGGAGAAGATGCCATTGCAAGCTATTTTGAAAGGAACGAAAAAGACCTGAAATCAAAGTTCAATGAAAAGGAGTGGGCGGATCTGGTTAATTTTGAAGGAAATGCCAATGCAATCAGAGTGTTGGCGCAGCAACAACAAGGAAAAGATGCCGGAGGTATTCAGCTTACTTTTTCAACACTGGCAAGTATCGCGAAATATCCGTGTGAAGCCGTAGCAAAGAAAAAAGGAATCATTCACAGGAAGAAATTCGGTTTTTTCCAGAATGAAAAAGATATATTCCTAGAAATTGCAAAAGGAACTCAGCTTATTTCTGAAAGCGAAGAACCGCATATTTTCAAGAGACATCCTTTTGTTTGGCTGGTAGAAGCGGCTGATGATATCTGCTACAACATCATCGATATGGAAGATGCTCACAGACTGGGAATTGTTTCCACAGCAGACTGTAAAAACTTATTTTTCGAACTGGTAAAATCTGAAACAGATGATGTTCAGAGAATTGAGACCAAGTTAAGTTCTATCTCCAACGAAAACGAGCAGATTTCCTATTTGAGAGCAAAAGTAATCAATGCTTTGATCAATAAGTCGATTGAAATGTATAAGCATAACTTTGAGACAATTCTTGAAGGAAATTTAGGCAATGGTTTACTTGATATCTACAAAAAAGAAAATAAAGCATTACAGGATATTGCCAGTTTCTCCGTAGAAAAAATCTACAATCATAAAGCGGTTGTTGAAATTGAAAATGCCGGTTATAATGTAATGTATGAATTGCTGGATCATTTTATTCCTTCCATTCTGAAACCTGAAGACCACAGAAAATCCTATGATGAAAAAGCTTTGAAATTAATTCCAAAGCAATTTATTTACAATGACGGCACCGATTATCAGAAAGTGCTGGGTGTGATTGATTTCGTTTCAGGGATGACGGATAACTATGCGACCGATTTGTATCGAAAAATTAAAGGAATAGACATCGGAATGACGGTGTAA
- a CDS encoding DNA-formamidopyrimidine glycosylase family protein, translating into MPEGPSIILMKENLQPFAGQQVTEVSGNAKFEKEIFIGQSLLEIRTFGKQTYLVFEKAAIRIHLLMFGSYSINEQIKPDKSLRLALFFSTGSIYFYTCSVKSVDLEFLSTIDWEADVMSDQWNPKKAEEKLKSNPKMMVCDALMNQDIFSGVGNIIKNEVLFRIGVQPESMLGNLPAKKRKELITEARNYSFDFLKWKREFVLKKHWLAHTKSVCPLCGQKLIKKQTGKGKRRSFYCEKDQKLY; encoded by the coding sequence ATGCCTGAAGGTCCATCCATCATATTAATGAAAGAAAACCTGCAGCCATTTGCAGGTCAGCAAGTGACAGAAGTTTCAGGAAATGCCAAATTCGAGAAAGAAATTTTCATTGGCCAATCCCTTCTGGAAATCCGAACTTTTGGAAAACAAACTTATCTCGTTTTTGAAAAAGCAGCCATCCGGATTCATTTATTAATGTTTGGTTCTTACAGCATTAATGAACAAATCAAACCGGATAAAAGCTTGCGGTTAGCATTATTTTTCTCTACGGGAAGCATCTATTTTTACACCTGTTCTGTAAAGTCTGTAGACCTTGAATTTCTCTCCACAATTGATTGGGAAGCCGATGTAATGAGCGATCAGTGGAATCCTAAGAAAGCTGAAGAGAAATTAAAATCGAATCCGAAAATGATGGTTTGTGATGCACTGATGAATCAGGATATTTTCTCTGGTGTCGGCAATATCATTAAAAACGAAGTGCTTTTCAGAATTGGAGTACAGCCGGAAAGTATGTTGGGAAATCTACCTGCCAAAAAAAGGAAAGAACTTATTACTGAAGCCAGAAATTACAGTTTTGATTTTCTGAAATGGAAAAGAGAATTTGTGTTGAAAAAACACTGGCTTGCTCATACTAAATCTGTGTGTCCCCTATGTGGACAGAAATTGATCAAAAAACAAACCGGTAAAGGAAAAAGAAGGAGTTTCTATTGTGAAAAGGATCAGAAGCTGTATTAG
- a CDS encoding Crp/Fnr family transcriptional regulator codes for MVNSKEILKDHISKFTTLTDEQLDYVFGHFNLITLKKGQSLILEGDFVNHEYFVLEGCLKAFYLNDSMKMFILQFAMPTWWVTDFDALYNKTRATINVDCITNATILSISNEDREKICNEIHEVEHFFRWRTNKGYVAAQKRLLSFMNNDAKFRYQELLSMYPQLYNLVPKHLIASYLGVTRETLSRLHQ; via the coding sequence CGAGCAGCTGGATTATGTTTTTGGCCATTTTAATCTGATTACTTTAAAGAAAGGACAAAGCCTGATCTTGGAGGGTGACTTTGTAAACCATGAATATTTTGTGCTTGAAGGCTGTTTAAAAGCTTTTTATCTTAATGACAGCATGAAAATGTTTATCCTCCAGTTTGCTATGCCGACCTGGTGGGTTACCGATTTTGATGCACTTTATAACAAAACAAGGGCTACCATCAATGTAGATTGTATCACCAACGCAACGATACTCTCTATTTCCAATGAAGACAGAGAGAAAATCTGCAATGAAATTCACGAGGTTGAACATTTCTTCCGATGGAGAACCAACAAAGGATATGTTGCCGCACAGAAACGTCTGCTTTCTTTTATGAATAATGATGCCAAATTCCGGTATCAGGAGCTTTTATCCATGTATCCTCAATTGTATAATCTGGTTCCCAAGCATCTGATTGCTTCTTATCTTGGGGTAACCAGAGAAACCTTGAGCAGACTGCACCAATAA
- a CDS encoding nuclear transport factor 2 family protein encodes MKLSLIIAWLLSFPLSGHAQNVKDMKTYPTPETEIRNVIENYYFKGIYEGNTELLKKAFYKGALLFGDVDGVPYFKTAEKYIEGVGNRVSPQKSGKDFKAIILSIEVINSIAVAKLQVRMYDFNYYNFITFNHIDGKWFIVNKTLTNVPL; translated from the coding sequence ATGAAACTATCATTAATTATAGCATGGCTGCTCAGCTTTCCGTTGAGCGGCCATGCACAAAATGTAAAGGATATGAAAACCTACCCAACCCCAGAAACCGAAATAAGAAATGTCATAGAGAATTATTATTTCAAAGGAATTTATGAAGGGAATACTGAACTTCTTAAAAAAGCATTCTATAAAGGCGCTTTGCTTTTCGGAGATGTTGATGGAGTTCCCTATTTCAAAACAGCAGAAAAATATATTGAAGGAGTGGGAAACCGTGTAAGCCCACAGAAATCCGGAAAAGATTTTAAAGCAATAATTCTTTCTATTGAGGTCATTAATTCGATTGCTGTAGCAAAATTACAGGTCAGAATGTATGATTTTAATTATTATAATTTCATAACTTTCAATCATATAGACGGAAAATGGTTCATCGTTAACAAGACATTAACCAATGTACCCCTTTAA